One segment of Chryseobacterium turcicum DNA contains the following:
- a CDS encoding HAD family hydrolase: MKTDINIHKHSHFSFDLWLTLIKSHPEFKAKRVELFSSFFDVNKPIDEVAKAVKYYDDLCNTINEVIGGNVDTFEIYLLILNSLNFDIKQVNQEMLNAFYQKSEDLFLEYKPVLIFDKLHDFFDEIKSQGKTINILSNTGFIKGKTMRKFLVNENLEQYIDFHIYSDEIKCSKPNPIVFQEVKNQIRNKELQLEQILHIGDNPIADYKGAKDFGFSAHLLKY; encoded by the coding sequence TTGAAAACAGATATAAACATCCATAAACACTCACATTTCTCTTTTGACTTGTGGCTTACTTTAATAAAATCTCACCCCGAATTTAAAGCAAAAAGAGTGGAGCTTTTTTCGTCTTTTTTTGATGTGAATAAACCCATTGATGAAGTTGCAAAAGCCGTAAAATATTACGATGACTTGTGTAATACAATCAATGAAGTAATCGGTGGAAATGTAGATACTTTTGAAATTTATTTATTGATTTTAAACTCATTAAATTTCGATATTAAACAAGTGAATCAAGAGATGCTGAATGCATTTTACCAAAAAAGCGAAGATTTGTTTTTAGAATATAAACCTGTGCTTATTTTTGATAAACTGCATGATTTTTTTGATGAAATTAAAAGCCAAGGAAAGACAATCAATATTCTAAGTAATACGGGTTTTATTAAAGGAAAAACAATGCGAAAATTTTTGGTCAACGAAAATCTAGAGCAATACATCGATTTCCACATTTATTCTGATGAGATTAAATGTTCTAAGCCCAATCCTATCGTTTTTCAGGAAGTGAAAAATCAGATTAGAAATAAGGAGCTTCAATTGGAGCAGATTTTGCATATTGGCGATAACCCGATTGCGGATTATAAAGGTGCTAAAGATTTTGGTTTTAGTGCGCACCTACTCAAATATTAA
- a CDS encoding Rrf2 family transcriptional regulator, whose translation MNNTRFATAIHIMTLLSKFPQEWMTSDWLAGSINVNPVIVRKEIGVLKEAGLIMSRKGKVGGSQLAKNASEISISEIYAAVKNSDVLGKKNQNPNPACPVGKDINAQLGQLFIETDLLVSKFLGDKSLKEFTEQFG comes from the coding sequence ATGAACAATACAAGATTTGCTACGGCAATACATATTATGACATTATTGTCGAAATTTCCTCAAGAGTGGATGACTTCTGATTGGCTTGCAGGTAGTATTAATGTAAATCCTGTTATTGTTCGTAAAGAAATCGGTGTCTTAAAGGAAGCCGGGCTGATTATGAGCCGAAAAGGTAAAGTAGGAGGAAGTCAGTTGGCAAAAAACGCTTCTGAAATCAGTATTTCTGAAATTTATGCAGCAGTAAAAAATTCGGATGTTTTAGGTAAGAAAAATCAGAATCCTAATCCTGCTTGTCCTGTTGGAAAAGATATTAATGCTCAGTTAGGACAACTTTTTATAGAGACAGACTTATTGGTTAGCAAGTTTTTAGGAGATAAGTCTTTGAAAGAATTTACCGAACAATTCGGTTAA
- a CDS encoding TerC/Alx family metal homeostasis membrane protein, translated as MEKYNILELHPGLVWGFAITVVIMLLLDLGVFNKKSHEVSSKEATIWSIVWISLSMVFSGVVYWVFNTDGTPESHAIAVEKFTQYQAAYWIEKALSVDNLFVFILVFGFFKVPKFLHHKVLFWGIIGALIFRAIFIFAGVELIDLTYLPEMDILGHLVRINVVMTLFGLFLIYAGIKSWGDGGDDEDEDYSDTAGAKLIKSFWKVSDNYDGDKFFTVQNGIKMATPLLVVVAVIEFTDVLFAVDSIPAIFAISKDPFILYTSNIFAILGLRSLYFLLANFIHMFSKLPYGLAFILAFIGVKMLIAPWYHISSPVSLGIVGGVLLLSVLISVIFPDKKDDEVKG; from the coding sequence GTGGAAAAATACAATATTTTAGAACTGCACCCTGGTTTGGTGTGGGGGTTTGCGATAACGGTCGTTATCATGTTGCTTCTCGATTTGGGAGTATTTAATAAAAAAAGTCATGAGGTTTCGTCAAAAGAAGCTACAATCTGGTCTATAGTATGGATCTCGCTATCTATGGTGTTTTCCGGAGTTGTGTACTGGGTTTTCAATACAGATGGTACGCCAGAAAGTCACGCCATAGCAGTAGAGAAATTTACACAGTATCAGGCAGCATACTGGATTGAGAAAGCACTTTCCGTAGATAACCTCTTCGTATTTATATTGGTTTTTGGTTTCTTTAAAGTTCCAAAATTCTTACATCACAAAGTTTTATTCTGGGGAATTATTGGAGCACTGATTTTCAGAGCTATCTTTATTTTTGCAGGAGTTGAATTGATTGATTTAACGTATTTACCTGAGATGGATATTTTAGGACATCTAGTAAGAATCAATGTAGTGATGACACTTTTTGGTTTATTCCTTATTTATGCAGGAATCAAATCTTGGGGTGACGGCGGAGACGATGAAGATGAAGATTACAGCGATACTGCAGGTGCAAAATTGATTAAGAGCTTCTGGAAAGTTTCAGATAACTATGATGGTGACAAGTTTTTTACCGTTCAAAACGGAATCAAAATGGCAACACCTCTTTTGGTAGTTGTAGCGGTAATTGAGTTTACAGATGTACTTTTTGCAGTAGATTCTATCCCTGCTATTTTTGCAATTTCAAAAGATCCCTTCATTCTTTATACCTCAAATATTTTTGCAATTTTAGGATTAAGATCTTTATATTTCTTGTTGGCAAACTTCATTCACATGTTCAGCAAGTTACCATATGGTCTAGCATTTATTTTAGCATTTATCGGTGTTAAGATGTTAATTGCACCTTGGTATCATATCTCATCTCCTGTTTCTTTAGGGATTGTAGGTGGTGTTTTACTACTTTCGGTACTTATCTCAGTCATTTTTCCAGATAAGAAAGATGATGAAGTAAAAGGATAG
- a CDS encoding M23 family metallopeptidase yields the protein MKKFLGSKKKVTVLIGGLSLVVFAQSIFIAKLFSEKDDKNYEVNLVKINTEKDSVDYLKMKTDLGLVDQTVSQLNSFLKSKDIKNEKLMVLDNDSISNSIYLAKQSNRYSQYLMDLQKKLMQVPLGMPTEGYISSNFGIRKNPIPFKTVYASVKPIAATPTAVAATSKPEVKAEPVEKIIEVTDSYGNKREIKVMVTPKTASTPSSAPLNSSAKNVAASKAPNEKNNAPAEADQMQFHKGLDIAVAFGSDVVATAAGTVIFSGQKGGYGNCVIVSHGNGLATLYGHLSQLVAKNNEKVKVGQVIAKSGNSGRSTGPHLHYEVHKNNAPVNPKLFMSL from the coding sequence ATGAAGAAATTTTTAGGCAGCAAAAAGAAAGTAACCGTTCTCATTGGAGGACTTTCACTTGTAGTTTTTGCACAAAGTATTTTCATTGCCAAATTGTTTTCGGAGAAAGATGACAAAAACTATGAGGTAAATTTGGTGAAAATAAATACAGAAAAAGACAGTGTTGATTATCTGAAAATGAAAACAGACCTAGGTTTAGTAGACCAAACGGTATCTCAATTGAATTCTTTTCTAAAATCAAAAGATATTAAGAACGAAAAATTGATGGTTCTTGATAATGATAGTATTTCAAACTCTATTTACCTGGCAAAACAATCAAACAGATACAGCCAATATCTAATGGACTTGCAGAAAAAACTAATGCAGGTACCTCTGGGAATGCCTACTGAAGGCTATATTTCATCCAACTTCGGAATCAGAAAAAACCCAATTCCTTTTAAAACCGTTTACGCATCTGTAAAACCAATTGCAGCTACTCCTACCGCGGTCGCAGCCACTTCAAAACCTGAAGTAAAAGCTGAACCCGTGGAAAAAATTATAGAAGTAACAGACAGCTACGGAAATAAGAGAGAAATAAAAGTAATGGTGACTCCCAAAACGGCAAGTACACCCTCTTCTGCTCCATTAAATTCTAGTGCTAAAAATGTTGCAGCTTCCAAAGCTCCCAATGAAAAGAACAATGCTCCTGCTGAAGCAGACCAAATGCAGTTTCACAAAGGTTTAGATATTGCAGTTGCTTTTGGCTCTGATGTTGTAGCCACTGCAGCCGGAACTGTAATTTTCTCAGGACAGAAAGGCGGTTACGGAAACTGCGTCATCGTCTCTCACGGAAATGGACTGGCTACCCTTTATGGTCACCTTTCACAATTGGTTGCAAAAAATAACGAAAAAGTAAAGGTTGGGCAAGTAATTGCAAAATCAGGAAATTCCGGGCGTTCTACGGGGCCACATTTACATTATGAAGTACACAAAAACAATGCTCCGGTAAACCCGAAGTTATTTATGAGTCTTTAA
- a CDS encoding TerD family protein: protein MAINLQKGQRENINAPKFTIGLGWDTNNTSTGGAFDLDASLFLLNDSKKLVSDNHFIFYNNLESPDKAVIHSGDNLTGDGDGDDEQIKIDLTKIDAAVQEITVVVTIHDADARRQNFGQVRNSFIRIFNTETNEEILKYELDEDFSIETAVEFGRIYNRNGEWKFEAVGSGQRDGLDKFVSMYQ, encoded by the coding sequence ATGGCAATTAACTTACAAAAAGGGCAAAGAGAAAATATAAATGCACCAAAATTTACCATCGGATTAGGATGGGATACCAATAACACATCAACAGGTGGAGCTTTCGATTTAGATGCTTCTTTATTCTTATTGAATGACAGTAAAAAACTGGTTTCTGATAACCATTTTATTTTTTACAATAACCTTGAGTCTCCAGACAAAGCGGTAATTCACTCTGGGGATAATTTAACAGGTGACGGTGATGGTGATGATGAGCAAATCAAAATCGATTTAACTAAAATTGATGCTGCGGTACAGGAAATTACGGTTGTAGTAACCATTCATGATGCAGATGCAAGAAGACAAAATTTTGGACAGGTAAGAAACTCTTTCATCAGAATTTTTAATACTGAGACCAACGAAGAGATTTTGAAGTATGAGCTAGATGAAGATTTTTCTATCGAAACTGCAGTAGAATTCGGAAGAATTTACAACAGAAACGGAGAATGGAAATTTGAAGCAGTAGGAAGCGGCCAGAGAGATGGTTTGGATAAGTTTGTATCAATGTATCAATAA
- a CDS encoding class A beta-lactamase-related serine hydrolase, producing MPKKPNISIFILFFFFGNFNAQIDKNSPLFVELKKQDSLFFERGFNNCDLAYLEKSVDENLKFYHDNGGFQDKKLFMERTKQNICSNLAQKPIRKVIESSLEVFPLYNNGELYGAIQSGEHQFFIREKNKEDILGGQAKFTTVWTKKDGNWIMSDILSYDHGDSRQSKLTDNLEQLLKSNNIPTLGLGIIEDGKLTEIKVYGKLNDKTSASYNSLFNVASLTKPITAITVLRLVSLGKWNLDEPLDKYFIDSDIAKDPRYKKLTTRLILSHQTGFPNWRWMNNDKKLRFEFDPGTKYQYSGEGFEYLRKALENKFHKSLEELAKELVFQPLDMKDTSYIWNEKTCSERMILGYNNSGKPYEIVKNKTPNAADDLVTSVEDYGKFLVGVLNNDLLSSKIAEEMKTKQIETKKNKFFGLGFEIYDLGNNEIALSHGGSDKGVNTIVFLLPKTKKGLIIFTNAENGYKIYEPLVNHYLGNVGKKIISIETK from the coding sequence ATGCCTAAAAAACCTAATATCAGCATTTTTATTCTCTTCTTTTTCTTCGGGAATTTCAATGCACAAATCGATAAAAATTCACCATTATTTGTAGAATTAAAGAAACAAGATAGTCTTTTTTTTGAACGGGGTTTTAATAATTGTGACCTCGCATATCTTGAAAAATCGGTAGATGAGAATCTAAAATTCTATCACGATAATGGCGGGTTTCAGGACAAGAAATTATTCATGGAAAGAACAAAACAGAATATCTGTTCAAACCTAGCTCAAAAACCAATTCGAAAAGTTATTGAAAGTAGTCTGGAAGTTTTTCCATTATACAATAACGGCGAATTATACGGTGCGATACAGTCTGGAGAACACCAGTTTTTTATTCGTGAAAAAAATAAAGAAGATATTTTAGGCGGGCAAGCGAAATTTACAACAGTCTGGACAAAAAAAGACGGTAATTGGATTATGAGTGATATTTTAAGTTATGATCACGGAGATTCAAGGCAATCAAAACTTACCGATAATTTGGAACAATTGCTAAAGAGTAATAACATTCCAACTTTAGGTTTAGGAATTATTGAAGATGGAAAATTGACAGAAATAAAAGTTTATGGAAAATTAAATGATAAAACTTCTGCTTCTTACAATAGCCTTTTTAATGTTGCTTCTTTAACCAAACCAATCACTGCAATAACAGTTTTACGCTTGGTAAGTCTTGGAAAATGGAATCTAGATGAGCCGCTTGATAAATATTTTATCGATTCTGATATTGCTAAAGACCCAAGATATAAAAAATTGACCACAAGATTAATTTTAAGCCATCAAACAGGTTTTCCGAATTGGAGATGGATGAATAATGATAAAAAACTTCGTTTCGAATTTGATCCCGGAACAAAATATCAATATTCCGGTGAAGGTTTTGAGTATCTGAGAAAAGCCCTTGAAAATAAATTTCATAAAAGTCTTGAAGAATTGGCAAAAGAACTTGTTTTTCAGCCTTTAGATATGAAAGATACAAGTTATATCTGGAATGAAAAGACGTGTTCTGAGAGAATGATACTTGGTTACAATAACTCCGGAAAGCCGTATGAAATTGTAAAAAATAAAACTCCAAATGCAGCCGATGATTTAGTAACCTCTGTAGAAGATTATGGGAAATTTTTAGTTGGTGTTTTGAATAATGATTTGTTGTCATCAAAGATTGCCGAAGAAATGAAAACTAAACAGATTGAAACCAAAAAAAATAAATTTTTCGGTTTAGGATTTGAAATTTATGATCTTGGAAATAACGAAATTGCCTTATCTCATGGAGGATCTGATAAAGGAGTAAATACTATTGTTTTTCTTTTACCAAAAACAAAAAAAGGATTGATCATTTTTACAAATGCTGAAAATGGATATAAAATTTATGAACCTCTTGTTAACCATTACTTGGGAAATGTAGGAAAGAAGATTATTTCAATTGAGACAAAATAA
- a CDS encoding FKBP-type peptidyl-prolyl cis-trans isomerase, whose translation MGVADLLFKKKKELAEKNLKDGQEYMFEYGKRESVVQLPSGLQYEIMTEGDGPKPGPKSMVKCHYHGTTIAGKVFDSSVKRGTPASFPLNKVIKGWTEALQLMPVGSKWRLIIPPHLAYGDQQISKEIGPNSTLVFQVELLGIK comes from the coding sequence ATGGGAGTAGCAGATTTGTTATTTAAGAAAAAAAAGGAATTGGCAGAAAAAAACCTGAAAGACGGTCAGGAATATATGTTTGAATACGGTAAAAGAGAAAGCGTAGTACAATTACCAAGCGGATTACAGTATGAAATCATGACTGAAGGAGATGGTCCTAAACCTGGCCCAAAATCAATGGTAAAGTGTCATTACCACGGAACAACAATTGCCGGAAAAGTTTTCGACAGCTCGGTAAAGAGAGGAACACCAGCTTCATTTCCGTTAAATAAAGTAATCAAAGGATGGACAGAAGCGCTTCAGTTAATGCCTGTAGGAAGTAAGTGGAGATTGATTATTCCTCCGCATTTAGCGTATGGAGACCAGCAGATTAGCAAAGAAATCGGTCCTAATTCTACACTGGTATTTCAAGTGGAGTTATTAGGGATTAAATAA
- a CDS encoding catalase family protein produces MPKPLRYNKNFEKLSYEEKQLLEETKKSIVDFVEYSSTISDVNYATRNAHAKTYAILKGVFIINKDIPQDLKSVFDSEQYEITARLSNAHLKINKSKKEIPAYGFSIKIKDDSGKTISNYPLVNFPLFPVNSVSVFLKLFTSLNRFFIKKWTHLFSVVKQIYKVIPFTLNPSFLKNVWKLLLNKNNFILSFDFHSVGAYRFDDKMIKIKVSPKNVDKNFGKKQSVKDAVEVFFRTRDFAADVYIQFCYNLKDQPINKLNVEWKNSPFIKIGEIKIEKNSLLNPKSCENELLSFNPFDSAEIFQPVGKIQKLRDEAYKVSLQTRKKINKLLKYK; encoded by the coding sequence ATGCCAAAACCGTTACGATATAATAAGAACTTTGAAAAACTCAGCTATGAGGAAAAACAACTCTTGGAAGAAACCAAAAAGAGCATTGTAGATTTTGTGGAATATTCGTCTACGATAAGTGACGTGAATTATGCTACAAGAAACGCCCATGCAAAAACCTATGCTATTCTGAAAGGAGTATTTATCATCAACAAAGATATTCCGCAAGACTTAAAATCTGTTTTTGACAGCGAGCAGTATGAGATTACCGCAAGATTATCTAATGCACATCTGAAAATCAATAAAAGTAAAAAAGAGATTCCTGCTTACGGTTTTTCTATTAAAATAAAAGATGATTCGGGAAAAACGATTTCTAATTATCCGTTAGTCAATTTCCCCTTGTTTCCTGTGAATTCTGTTTCTGTGTTTTTGAAGCTTTTTACTTCGCTCAACCGGTTTTTTATTAAAAAATGGACCCATTTATTTTCAGTTGTAAAGCAGATTTACAAGGTTATTCCTTTCACTTTAAACCCATCATTTTTGAAAAATGTCTGGAAACTTCTTTTAAACAAAAATAATTTCATCCTTTCTTTTGATTTTCATTCTGTGGGAGCATATCGATTTGATGATAAAATGATTAAGATAAAAGTAAGTCCTAAAAACGTGGATAAAAATTTTGGCAAAAAGCAATCTGTAAAAGATGCCGTTGAAGTTTTTTTCAGAACTCGCGACTTTGCAGCAGATGTTTATATTCAGTTTTGCTATAACCTAAAAGACCAACCTATCAATAAGCTGAATGTAGAATGGAAAAACTCACCTTTCATCAAAATCGGAGAAATTAAAATTGAAAAAAACTCACTACTCAATCCTAAAAGTTGCGAGAATGAGCTTCTCTCTTTCAACCCTTTTGATAGTGCTGAAATCTTTCAGCCAGTCGGAAAAATTCAGAAACTCAGAGATGAAGCCTATAAAGTTTCGTTACAGACAAGAAAGAAGATTAATAAGCTGTTGAAATATAAATAA
- a CDS encoding NAD(P)-dependent oxidoreductase: MKKVAVIGATGFVGTQVVKELAKRGFEVEAIVRDVTKVNETDNVKAKSVDVNNVDDLAEALKGNDAVINTFNAGWTNPNLYNDFLNGSINIEKAVEKSGVKRFITVGGAGSLFIDGNQLVDGPDFPADIKPGATAARDYLNKIKENTTLDWTFFSPAIEMHPGTAGIRTGKYRTALENPVFNEEGRSVLSVEDVAVVLVDELEQNNHIRERFTAAY, encoded by the coding sequence ATGAAAAAAGTAGCAGTAATCGGTGCAACAGGTTTTGTGGGAACACAAGTAGTGAAAGAACTTGCAAAAAGAGGTTTTGAAGTAGAGGCAATCGTTAGAGATGTAACGAAAGTAAATGAAACTGACAATGTAAAAGCAAAAAGCGTTGATGTAAACAATGTAGATGATTTAGCAGAAGCTCTAAAAGGAAATGATGCCGTAATTAATACTTTCAATGCTGGTTGGACGAACCCTAATCTTTACAATGATTTCTTAAATGGGTCAATCAATATCGAAAAAGCAGTTGAAAAGTCAGGGGTGAAAAGATTTATTACTGTTGGAGGCGCAGGTAGTTTATTTATTGATGGAAATCAATTGGTTGACGGACCCGATTTTCCGGCAGATATTAAACCAGGAGCTACGGCTGCAAGAGATTATCTGAATAAAATTAAAGAAAATACAACCTTAGACTGGACTTTCTTCAGCCCAGCAATTGAAATGCACCCTGGAACAGCAGGTATCAGAACCGGAAAATACAGAACTGCCCTTGAAAATCCTGTATTCAATGAAGAAGGAAGAAGTGTACTTTCTGTAGAAGATGTTGCTGTTGTTTTGGTAGATGAATTAGAGCAGAATAATCACATCCGTGAAAGATTTACTGCAGCTTATTAA
- a CDS encoding phosphoribosyltransferase family protein translates to MNKRYSLHKIDSADKFTFSPAEYSYFKYGDKAYAEKFAKELFDGFISQHQEILDTNKEIVVLPSPYMAIPTASNFLCFYFKKYLDFYLFQKGKKSSVLSKINRNHTYTTDYGNLSFEDRKNLIANDTYYLDKDFLRGKLCIFIDDIKITGSHEYTVNKILNEYAVNADFLFMYYAELTNFDIDPKIENFFNYYTVKDIHGIVEVISKGSFQFNTRIVKYILGLDSSNFDYLTSKIKRHHLDDLLELAISNNYHLIKEYENNINTLTQTEIYYGN, encoded by the coding sequence ATGAACAAGCGTTATAGTTTACATAAAATAGATTCTGCGGATAAGTTTACTTTTTCGCCGGCAGAGTACAGCTATTTCAAATATGGTGATAAAGCCTATGCAGAAAAATTTGCAAAAGAGCTTTTTGATGGGTTTATCAGCCAGCATCAAGAGATTTTAGATACCAATAAAGAAATTGTGGTTTTACCAAGCCCATATATGGCGATTCCTACGGCATCTAATTTCCTGTGTTTTTATTTTAAAAAATATCTTGATTTTTATCTTTTTCAGAAAGGAAAAAAATCGAGTGTATTGTCTAAAATCAATAGAAATCATACCTACACTACAGATTACGGGAATCTTAGTTTTGAAGACCGTAAAAATCTGATTGCGAATGATACTTATTACTTAGATAAAGATTTTTTAAGAGGAAAACTGTGCATTTTTATCGATGATATCAAAATTACAGGTAGCCATGAGTATACGGTGAATAAAATTCTTAATGAATATGCTGTAAATGCAGATTTCCTATTCATGTATTATGCCGAACTGACCAATTTTGACATCGATCCTAAAATTGAAAACTTTTTTAATTATTACACCGTAAAAGATATTCATGGCATTGTAGAGGTGATATCTAAAGGGAGTTTTCAGTTTAATACGAGAATTGTAAAATATATTTTGGGCTTAGATTCAAGTAATTTTGATTATCTTACGTCTAAAATAAAAAGACATCATCTTGATGATTTATTAGAGCTTGCAATCAGCAATAATTATCATTTAATAAAAGAATACGAAAATAATATAAACACGCTAACACAAACAGAAATCTATTATGGCAATTAA
- a CDS encoding TerD family protein, with amino-acid sequence MAINLQKGQRINLTKENGTTLSQACVGINWGAIEKKNFFGGTSKEAVDLDGSCILYDSNKNATEVIYFGNLKSKNGSVKHSGDDLTGDVNGDDGLDNEVITVDFSNLDPAVEHVAMVLHSYRGQDFGTIPFASIRIYEGTPTNVKEVFAKYDIANDKSFSGHVSMVMGVFYKRNGEWKFNAIGDATSDKKLEQTVKTVQEKYL; translated from the coding sequence ATGGCTATTAACTTACAAAAAGGTCAGAGAATAAACCTTACCAAAGAAAACGGAACGACGCTTTCCCAGGCTTGCGTTGGAATCAATTGGGGGGCTATCGAGAAAAAAAACTTCTTCGGTGGAACTTCAAAAGAGGCAGTAGACTTAGATGGAAGCTGTATTTTATATGATTCAAACAAAAATGCAACGGAAGTAATTTATTTCGGAAACCTAAAATCTAAAAACGGTTCTGTAAAACATAGTGGTGACGATTTAACTGGTGATGTGAATGGAGATGATGGCTTAGATAATGAAGTAATCACAGTAGATTTTTCTAATTTAGATCCTGCTGTTGAGCATGTAGCAATGGTTTTACACAGCTACAGAGGTCAGGATTTCGGAACGATTCCTTTTGCATCAATCAGAATTTATGAAGGAACTCCAACTAACGTAAAAGAAGTTTTTGCTAAATATGATATTGCCAATGATAAATCTTTCAGCGGACATGTATCTATGGTAATGGGAGTTTTCTACAAGAGAAACGGTGAATGGAAATTCAATGCAATCGGAGATGCTACTTCAGATAAAAAACTGGAGCAGACCGTAAAGACTGTTCAAGAGAAATATTTGTAA
- a CDS encoding helix-turn-helix domain-containing protein produces the protein MSELKKIRETKNLTQEELAEKSGISVRTIQRIEAGTIPKGYTLKTLAKSLEVPEKDLLISEMIKEEITVDEVVLVTEKENDSPFNFSLIKIINLSSLPLAWLPIANFLPPLLIMLFTKEKSYIVKQIISLQIFVAIISPIIFMIIVLLKLGRESVMVTMIFLILANVYIILRNAYEIDKRRSLRYRLNFNII, from the coding sequence ATGTCTGAATTAAAAAAAATCCGCGAGACAAAAAATCTAACTCAGGAAGAATTAGCTGAAAAATCGGGAATTTCAGTAAGAACAATTCAGAGAATTGAAGCTGGAACAATTCCTAAAGGTTATACGTTGAAAACTTTGGCCAAAAGCCTTGAAGTTCCTGAAAAGGATTTATTAATTTCAGAAATGATAAAAGAAGAAATTACAGTTGATGAAGTAGTTTTGGTGACAGAAAAAGAAAACGATTCTCCTTTTAATTTTAGTTTAATTAAGATAATTAATCTTTCTTCACTTCCTTTAGCATGGCTTCCGATTGCTAATTTTCTACCACCATTATTGATTATGCTTTTCACAAAAGAAAAGTCTTATATTGTAAAACAGATTATTTCTCTTCAAATATTTGTAGCCATTATTTCCCCGATTATTTTTATGATTATTGTGCTCTTAAAATTAGGCCGGGAATCTGTTATGGTAACGATGATTTTTTTAATTCTAGCAAATGTTTACATTATTCTGAGAAATGCTTACGAAATTGATAAGAGAAGAAGTCTTCGTTACAGGTTGAATTTCAATATTATATAA
- a CDS encoding toxic anion resistance protein, producing the protein MDNQNQPIDPLQSIEPLKTFEPTPMPAQPNQSAPAAPPVLMDRDGNVNLNQIQDADRAKYEMVANAIDETNPGSIVNFGSELQKTLANQSDSFLGNVRRSNSGEVGELINNLLIELNYVDVDEINNGGVKGFLSKIPFMKKMLTQVDNLFAKYDKITSNIDQISHKVNAGIITSTKDNAVLQTIFDSNVNSIKAIEDLVIAGNLRMEKASAELAHMEANVQNYADYQIADKRDFINRLDRRLADLKVVRLIMMQSLPQIRLVQNNNVSIAEKAQTILTTTLPVWKNQLSLAVAMHRQQQNIEIQQKVSQTTEDILKKNAERLGQNSRNVARANEQTIVSAETLKETTAMLINTLNEVKQIQKQGTESRRKLDQDLQTLESELKANIRG; encoded by the coding sequence ATGGATAATCAAAATCAGCCCATTGACCCATTGCAGTCGATTGAGCCATTAAAAACTTTCGAGCCGACTCCAATGCCGGCTCAACCCAACCAGTCAGCTCCGGCAGCACCGCCTGTTTTGATGGATAGGGATGGTAATGTGAATTTGAATCAGATTCAAGATGCAGATCGCGCAAAATACGAAATGGTTGCCAATGCAATTGATGAAACCAATCCGGGATCTATCGTTAATTTTGGTTCTGAATTACAAAAAACACTTGCCAATCAGAGTGACAGTTTCTTAGGAAATGTAAGGCGGTCAAATTCTGGTGAAGTAGGAGAGTTGATTAATAATTTATTGATCGAATTAAACTACGTTGACGTTGACGAAATCAATAATGGCGGTGTAAAAGGGTTTTTAAGCAAAATTCCTTTTATGAAAAAAATGTTGACCCAAGTTGATAATCTTTTCGCCAAATATGATAAAATTACTAGCAATATCGATCAGATTTCGCATAAAGTAAATGCCGGAATTATCACTTCAACGAAAGATAATGCCGTTTTACAGACAATTTTCGACAGTAATGTAAATTCAATTAAAGCGATTGAAGATTTGGTGATTGCCGGAAATTTAAGAATGGAAAAAGCATCTGCTGAGTTGGCGCACATGGAAGCAAATGTTCAGAATTATGCTGATTACCAAATTGCAGATAAGAGAGATTTTATCAACAGATTAGACAGAAGATTAGCAGACTTGAAAGTTGTTCGCTTGATTATGATGCAGTCTCTTCCGCAAATCAGATTGGTACAGAATAACAACGTTTCTATTGCCGAAAAAGCACAAACGATTCTTACCACAACGCTACCCGTTTGGAAAAATCAGCTTTCTTTGGCGGTGGCGATGCACAGACAACAGCAGAATATTGAGATTCAGCAGAAGGTTTCGCAAACAACAGAAGATATTTTAAAGAAAAATGCGGAACGTTTGGGTCAGAATTCAAGAAATGTAGCAAGAGCAAACGAGCAGACTATTGTTTCGGCAGAAACCTTGAAAGAAACGACAGCAATGCTAATCAATACATTGAATGAGGTAAAACAAATTCAAAAACAAGGTACTGAAAGCAGAAGAAAGCTTGATCAGGACCTTCAGACGTTGGAAAGCGAATTAAAAGCAAACATCAGAGGTTAA